A portion of the Sulfuriferula sp. AH1 genome contains these proteins:
- a CDS encoding N-acetylmuramoyl-L-alanine amidase: MSESIARYHWLIPLRHAVTALCLTPLWAMAANTINDVRYWPANDYSRLTLESAAPLHYKLFTLSNPERLVIDLEDVDNTPAMQDLTSKIGTNDPWIAKLRAGINRPGVLRLVLDLRGEVKPSVFTLKPVGNYGNRLVLDVYPAKPADAAAASVKSGENSDKLNLAQSDAQPRIDDNMPGKVNDPATDDMPTTGKPAKSGKKPAFEVTRLITVAIDAGHGGEDPGAHGADGTLEKNVTLAVAKRVKAKIDNIENMRAVLTRDSDYFIPLAERVNKARRLNADLFVSIHADAFVRPDARGSSVFTLSEHGATSAAARWLAKSENDADLVGGVNVGVKDKNLAKTLIDLSQTATNNDSRRLASSVLTQLSEVNRLHKGEVEQAGFAVLKAPDIPSILVETAFISNPEEEKRLADNAYQDKLATAIVDGIKRYFASNPATARSKLAIRE, from the coding sequence ATGTCTGAGTCAATTGCCCGCTACCACTGGTTGATACCGCTGCGCCACGCCGTCACGGCGTTATGCCTCACCCCGCTATGGGCCATGGCGGCGAACACCATCAACGACGTGCGCTATTGGCCGGCGAACGATTACAGTCGGCTCACGCTGGAATCCGCCGCGCCGCTCCACTACAAATTGTTTACCCTGAGCAATCCGGAGCGCCTGGTCATCGACCTGGAAGACGTTGACAACACGCCGGCGATGCAAGACCTGACCAGCAAGATCGGCACCAACGACCCGTGGATCGCCAAATTGCGCGCAGGCATCAATCGTCCCGGCGTGCTGCGCCTTGTGCTCGACTTGCGCGGCGAGGTCAAGCCCAGCGTGTTCACCCTCAAACCGGTCGGCAATTACGGCAACCGCCTGGTGCTCGACGTCTATCCGGCCAAGCCAGCCGATGCCGCCGCAGCCAGCGTCAAATCCGGCGAGAACAGCGACAAGCTCAATCTGGCTCAGTCCGATGCTCAGCCACGCATTGACGACAATATGCCGGGAAAGGTCAACGACCCTGCCACAGATGACATGCCGACCACAGGCAAACCGGCCAAATCCGGAAAAAAACCCGCTTTCGAGGTCACTCGACTGATAACCGTCGCCATCGATGCCGGTCATGGCGGCGAAGATCCAGGCGCCCACGGTGCCGACGGCACGCTGGAAAAGAATGTGACCCTGGCCGTGGCCAAGCGCGTCAAAGCCAAGATCGACAATATCGAAAATATGCGCGCCGTGCTGACACGCGACAGCGACTATTTCATTCCACTGGCTGAGCGCGTCAACAAGGCACGTCGTCTCAATGCCGACCTGTTCGTATCCATTCACGCCGATGCTTTCGTCCGCCCCGATGCGCGCGGCTCCAGCGTGTTCACCCTGTCCGAACATGGCGCGACCAGCGCCGCAGCACGCTGGCTGGCCAAATCGGAGAATGACGCCGATCTGGTAGGCGGCGTCAATGTCGGCGTGAAAGACAAGAACCTGGCGAAAACGCTGATCGACCTGTCGCAAACCGCCACCAACAACGACAGCCGCCGTCTCGCCAGCTCGGTGCTCACCCAGCTCTCCGAAGTCAACAGGCTGCACAAAGGCGAAGTCGAACAGGCCGGATTCGCCGTGCTCAAGGCACCGGATATTCCTTCGATCCTGGTTGAGACCGCATTCATCTCCAACCCGGAAGAAGAAAAACGGCTCGCCGACAACGCTTAT